TGAATATGTAAAATTTGTCGACGTAACCAAATGTGATGGCTGTCGTGCTTGTATGGTTGCTTGTAAAAACTGGAATGACCTTCCGGCAGAACCACAAGATTTCCTCGGAAGCGCTCAATCACATACAAAAACAACTGCTGATACTTGGAATGTGTTGCAATATATCGAACACGAAAACTCTAAGGGCGGTCTTGACTATCTTTTCCGTCACTCCGCATGCTTCCATTGTACGAAGCGGCTTGTGAAAAGGTCTGCCCTGAAGATGCAATTAGCTACACTGATTTTGGCACAGTTGTTATCGACCATGAAAAATGTGTTGGCTGTGGCTATTGTGTAAATAACTGTCCATTTGAAGTTATTTCCCTTAAGGAATATGTTGATAAAAATGGTGATAAGTACAGAAAGGCAAATAAATGCACCATGTGTACTGATCGTCTTGAAGAAGGCTTACAGCCTGCTTGTGTAACAACTTGTCATACAGGTGCAATGCAGTTTGGCGACAAAGCTGCAATGATTCAAAAGGCAGAAGAGCGTGTGAAACAGATTAAAGACCGTTATCCTAACGCAATGGTTTATAACCCACAAGGTGTTGGCGGAACACACACTGTTTATGTGCTTGCGGAAAAGCCATCTGTATACGGATTACCTGAAAACCCTAAAGTTCCAACATCCGCTGTGGTTTGGAAAGATTATGCACAGCCAATTGGTAAAATGATGATCGGTGCTACCACGATGGCTGTTGTAGGAGCCTTCATAACCAACACAATTATTAGTAAGAAGAAGAATGGTAAAAACGAAGACGGAGGTGAGCACCATGAGTAAACCTCAAAAGTCGACAGTAAAGGTAAAACGTTTTTCGAAGGCTTTTGTCTGGGCGCATGCAGTTAATGCGATTTCATTTATCGCCCTCTATATCACAGCTTTGCCAATGTACACAGAGTTTTTTGACTGGTTATACCCCGTGCTTGGCGGACCAGAAGGTGCACGTCTCCTTCACAGAATTTTTGCCGTAGCGTTTATTACACCAACGTTTATCTGGGTTATTTTTGACTTTAAGGGCTTTAAGCTTTGGATTAAAGAACTTGTTACCTGGAAGAAACGTGACCTAGAGTTCTTTACAGAGTTTGTTAAGGAGCTTTTCGGTTTTAATTTCAAGCATGTAAAGCAAACATTCTTTAACGCTGGTGAGAAGATTAACTCAATCATTCAAATTTTCACAGCAATACTAATCATTGGTTCAGGCTTCCCAATGTGGTTCCCTGAATTCTTCCCAAGAGCGGTTGTTCAGTGGGGATATTTATTACACAACGTCGGTTTCGGCCTAGCGATTGCGGTAGTGGTCGGACACATTTATCTATCTGTTATACACAAAAACTCCAAACCAGGTTATACCGGTGTTATCACAGGTGAAGTACCTGCGTGGTGGGCTCATGAGCACTATACAGAATGGTATGAGGAAGAAGTTAAAAAGGGCAAATTCCCTAAGCTAGACGACCCGCATAAACCAACCAGTCCTGACAAGAAAAAGAAAAAAGGCGCGTAAGTTAAATCATCAGCCTGTATGAACGTAAATACTCAAAATGGCTGTCTGTAACAAGGCAGCCTTGATTTATAAAATCAAAAGAGGTGCAACGCAATGAAAAAATCTGTTGTTTCGAAAGAATATCAGAATTTACAGCAGGATATTTTGGCTCTTCAGGAGAATTGGAAAAAGAGTATAAATCCAGAAGCCATCATTCCAAAACTAGATAAAGCAGCAATGTTAGCAGGAGTGCCAGCAGCTGCATTAGCGTCTATTAATTTCGAAATTTCACTATTCCTACAGTGGATAGAGGAGATAAATGTACTTTTAACCCAAAACCACCCTGAGCTCGAGTCAAAGCTTGCTGAAGTTAGATCACTATTAAACGAAGAAACAGCGATCCGCTGGATTGATGAAGCCTTCTCGTTTAACAGTGAGTATTTTGCAGGTTTCGCTGAGGAAAATGGACTAGAGGAATGGATTCCGCAATTTCTTGCCGAAACAGCATTAAGACCCTATTTACAGGTTACAGCAGAAAAGATCCAGCACGAAATCACTCACGCTGTTCCTGGTGCAGGCTGTCCTGTTTGTGGTGAACCTGCTAGACTTGCTGTTCTTGAAAATGAAGGAAAAAAAGTGATGACGTGTCCTCGCTGCCTTGCTCATTGGAGTGCAAAACGAATTGAATGTGCACATTGCGGTAACGATGATCACAAAACCATTCTGTACTTGACCATTGAAGGCGACGCTTCCTCGCAAATTCAGGTTTGCGAAAAGTGTACAGGATATATTAAAGTGATAGATACAAGACAATATCTCAGCAAGCCGTCACCTGCCATGCTGGACTTAAATACGATTCACCTAGACTTCGTAGCCCAAGAGCAAGGCTATCAAGTAGTGGGCGAAATCAAACAAACAAATTAAGAAGGTGCGCTATTCATGAAAGCTGCGGCTATTATTTTATCAGGTGGAAAATCTAGTAGAATGGGCACGAACAAGGCTCTCCTAAAACTTAATGAAAAAACAACGATAGAAAGAATGGTTGATATTCTTAAAGTCTACTTTGATGACATTATTCTTGTTACCAATGATATGGATTCCTATCATTTCTTAGGGGTAAAAATGGTGTCCGATCACTATCCTGGAAACGGACCGCTGGCAGGCTTTCATGCTGGCCTAATTGCCTCAGATTATGATGTGAATTTCATTGTAGCGTGTGATATGCCTTTTATTTCAGGAGAACTTGCTTCAAAGCTTGTGAATCAAATTGACCATTATGATGCCGTAGTACCAGTGATTAATGGAAAAATGCAAACCCTTTGTGCAGTTTTTCAAAAGAAGACGGTAAATAAAATTGAAGAATGTATTGAAAATGGACGTCTTCCAATAAAACATCTGCTCGAGCATTTAAACGTCCTTTATGTAACGGAAAAAGATCTAGAACTCTATAGCAGCATTGATATGGAGCGTGTCTTTTTCAATATGAATCACCCGCATGAGTATGAGGACGCAAAACGGTGGCTCAGAAGCTGACGATAAAGGAAGGATGTAAGGCACAGTGCAATTTTTCAAGGTGAAAACAGTCGAAGAAACCTTCGTAATGATCGAAGAGAATATACCAGCTATAAAAGATACGGAGGAGCGCTCCCTTGAAGAGGCTCTCCATTATATAACCGCTGCGTGCGTCACAGCAAAGGAAAATATTCCGGGTTTTGACCGTTCAACCGTTGATGGATATGCCGTTAAGGCAAAAGACACTTATGGTTCATCTGACTCGATGCCCGGGTTTTTAACGGTAGTCGGTGAAGTACGAATGGGTGAGAGTGCCGGAATCCATCTAGGACAGGGGGAGGCAGTCTACGTGCCAACCGGCGGAATGATTCCTCCAGGCAGTGACAGCGTTATCATGATTGAGCATTGTGAAGACCATGATGGTCTGTTAAATACCTATAGGTCAGTGGCTCCTGGTGAGAACATTATTCGCGCAGGTGAAGACATCCGCGAAGGGGAAGTTGTTCTTCCGGAAGGGACGATCCTAAGACCTCAGGAGTTAGGTGCAATCGCTTCGCTTGGAATTAGTCGTGTTACGGTCTATCGCAAGCTTAAGGTGGGTTATCTATCCTCTGGTGATGAAATTGTTCCCTATCAAACTGAAAAACTTTTAGAAGGACAAATCCGTGATATTAACTATTTGACGATTGCCAGCCTCGCAAAACAATGGAATGTTGAGGTTGTTTACGGTGGAATCGTGAAGGATGACTTTCAAGAGTTTCAGCAAAAAGCACAAAACCTTTATGATCAGGTTGATTGTTTAATTCTCTCTGGAGGAAGCTCAGTCGGGGCAAAGGATTATACCACAGATGTGATTCAATCCTTAGGTTCGCCAGGTGTTTTTGTCCATGGTATTTCTATTAAACCTGGAAAACCTACAATCCTTGCGATGGCAAATGGAAAACCTGTTATTGGCTTGCCAGGTCACCCAGCCTCTGCAATGATTATCTTCATGCTTTTTGGCGAAAAGATACTTCGAAAGTTAAAAGGCGAAAAAATCGACAAAAAACCAGATCGAATTTTTGCAAGGATTACTAAAAATATTCCTTCGGCACCGGGCCGCTCTGACTATATTCGTGTTCGTTTGTTTGAAAAAGAAGGAGAATGGTGGGCAGATCCTATCATTGGGAAATCAGGTTTGATTATGACATTAGTAAAAAGCGATGGAATTGTTGAGATTCGTTCAGAAAAAGAGGGTATTTCACAGGGAGATTATGTACCTGTGATTGCAACACGATGAGGGGGATAAAATAGATGGACCAGAATCGCTATAAACGGAAAATATATTTAGAGGACAAACCCCGATCGGAAGCAAAGCGAGAAATTCTCAAGGCATTTTCTCTGCCCCTTGAAATAGAAATGATACCAACCAGTGATGCTCTTGGCCGTGTAACGGCTGAACCAATTTTTGCTAATGTTTCCATGCCTCATTACCATGCATCGGCAATGGATGGAATTGCGGTAATTGCTGAGAAAACGTATACTGCCCACGAGCAAAATCCCCTTCAGCTTAAGCTAGGGATTGATTTTGCGATTGTGGATACAGGAAACGCGATTCCTTCGCCATTTAATGCGGTAATCATGATCGAACATGTCGATATGATTGATGAGGAAACGATTGAAATTATTGAACCGGCTACACCTTGGCAGCATATCCGTCCAATTGGGGAGGATATCGTCCAAGAGGAAATGCTTTTCCCGCAAGGACATATTCTAAGACCTGCAGACTTAGGAGTGCTGTTGGCCGGACAGCAGCTTCACATTCCAGTTGTAAAGAAGCCGATTGTTTCCATTATTCCAACTGGTAACGAGCTGGTCGAAGCAGATAGCGAACTTTCTTCTGGAAAAATTATAGAATTTAACGGAACGGTATTTGCGAATTTTGTAAAAGATTGGGGCGGCGAGCCAAGACTTCACCGGATTGTGAAGGATGAACCTGAACAGATTAAGTCTGTTTTGCTTGAAGCTGCGAAAGACTCTGATATTATCGTTATCAATGCCGGATCATCAGCAGGTTCAAAGGATTATACCGTTCACATCATTGGTGAAATTGGCACGGTCTTTACCCATGGTGTAGCTGCAAGGCCAGGTAAACCGGTTATTTTAGGAAAAATAAATGAAAAAATTGTCGTAGGTGTTCCTGGATATCCAGTTTCAGCTTATTTAGCACTAGAGTGGTTTGTACGCCCGCTAATTTGCAAATATCTGCAGATACCAGAGCCAAAAAGACAAACGGTAAGTGTCAAGCTTGGCCGCCGGATTGTATCAGGTATGGGTGCAGAAGATTTTGTACGAATGAATATCGGCTATGTGAATGGACAGTTTGTTGCCAACCCGCTGACAAGAGCAGCAGGTGTAACCATGTCCTATGTTCGAGCAGATGGCCTTCTTATCGTTCCAGCCAACGTAAGTGGCTATGAACAGGGTGAGTTTGCTGAGGTGG
This genomic stretch from Neobacillus niacini harbors:
- the glp gene encoding gephyrin-like molybdotransferase Glp is translated as MQFFKVKTVEETFVMIEENIPAIKDTEERSLEEALHYITAACVTAKENIPGFDRSTVDGYAVKAKDTYGSSDSMPGFLTVVGEVRMGESAGIHLGQGEAVYVPTGGMIPPGSDSVIMIEHCEDHDGLLNTYRSVAPGENIIRAGEDIREGEVVLPEGTILRPQELGAIASLGISRVTVYRKLKVGYLSSGDEIVPYQTEKLLEGQIRDINYLTIASLAKQWNVEVVYGGIVKDDFQEFQQKAQNLYDQVDCLILSGGSSVGAKDYTTDVIQSLGSPGVFVHGISIKPGKPTILAMANGKPVIGLPGHPASAMIIFMLFGEKILRKLKGEKIDKKPDRIFARITKNIPSAPGRSDYIRVRLFEKEGEWWADPIIGKSGLIMTLVKSDGIVEIRSEKEGISQGDYVPVIATR
- a CDS encoding formate dehydrogenase subunit gamma gives rise to the protein MSKPQKSTVKVKRFSKAFVWAHAVNAISFIALYITALPMYTEFFDWLYPVLGGPEGARLLHRIFAVAFITPTFIWVIFDFKGFKLWIKELVTWKKRDLEFFTEFVKELFGFNFKHVKQTFFNAGEKINSIIQIFTAILIIGSGFPMWFPEFFPRAVVQWGYLLHNVGFGLAIAVVVGHIYLSVIHKNSKPGYTGVITGEVPAWWAHEHYTEWYEEEVKKGKFPKLDDPHKPTSPDKKKKKGA
- a CDS encoding 4Fe-4S dicluster domain-containing protein, translated to MYEAACEKVCPEDAISYTDFGTVVIDHEKCVGCGYCVNNCPFEVISLKEYVDKNGDKYRKANKCTMCTDRLEEGLQPACVTTCHTGAMQFGDKAAMIQKAEERVKQIKDRYPNAMVYNPQGVGGTHTVYVLAEKPSVYGLPENPKVPTSAVVWKDYAQPIGKMMIGATTMAVVGAFITNTIISKKKNGKNEDGGEHHE
- a CDS encoding molybdenum cofactor guanylyltransferase is translated as MKAAAIILSGGKSSRMGTNKALLKLNEKTTIERMVDILKVYFDDIILVTNDMDSYHFLGVKMVSDHYPGNGPLAGFHAGLIASDYDVNFIVACDMPFISGELASKLVNQIDHYDAVVPVINGKMQTLCAVFQKKTVNKIEECIENGRLPIKHLLEHLNVLYVTEKDLELYSSIDMERVFFNMNHPHEYEDAKRWLRS
- a CDS encoding molybdopterin biosynthesis protein, translating into MDQNRYKRKIYLEDKPRSEAKREILKAFSLPLEIEMIPTSDALGRVTAEPIFANVSMPHYHASAMDGIAVIAEKTYTAHEQNPLQLKLGIDFAIVDTGNAIPSPFNAVIMIEHVDMIDEETIEIIEPATPWQHIRPIGEDIVQEEMLFPQGHILRPADLGVLLAGQQLHIPVVKKPIVSIIPTGNELVEADSELSSGKIIEFNGTVFANFVKDWGGEPRLHRIVKDEPEQIKSVLLEAAKDSDIIVINAGSSAGSKDYTVHIIGEIGTVFTHGVAARPGKPVILGKINEKIVVGVPGYPVSAYLALEWFVRPLICKYLQIPEPKRQTVSVKLGRRIVSGMGAEDFVRMNIGYVNGQFVANPLTRAAGVTMSYVRADGLLIVPANVSGYEQGEFAEVELLRPLEEIKNAIMFSGSHDLTIDLLSSQLKRVRADMKIVSSHVGSMAGIMAIRKGEAHVAGIHLLDPNTKQYNISYVKKILAGVNVILFPFLKRKQGWILPKGNPLGIETVLDIFEKKANFVNRQKGAGTRILFDMLLEENDISSEEITGYDREMFSHLAVAAEVNGDDHGAGLGIYPAAKAMNLDFIPVADEEYDLVMTRSFYESESGKQLIDIIQSPIFKQQVEKIGGYEVVENAEPKKLV